Proteins encoded in a region of the Zea mays cultivar B73 chromosome 2, Zm-B73-REFERENCE-NAM-5.0, whole genome shotgun sequence genome:
- the LOC100279193 gene encoding protein LAZ1 isoform X1, with protein sequence MRLNVGLLVPLMAQYSAPTWATLVAGFFMLLALSLSTYLIFEHLSAYNNPEEQKFVLGVILMVPCYAIESVRPLKHFMYVLHYSISMPNVLLLQQCISLINPSTSVYCGILRDGYEAFAMYCFGRYITACLGGEDKTIAFLKREGGSGSGQSLLHHTSEKGIIHHHFPVNYVLKPWRLGTRFYLIIKFGIFQYVIIKTLTATLSLLLESFGVYCDGEFNLRCGYPYFAAVLNFSQYWALYCLVAWYTATKDELAPIKPLAKFLSFKSIVFLTWWQGVVIAIMYALGLLRSPLAQSLELKSSIQDFIICIEMGIASVVHLYVFPAKPYALLTNQSHGNISVLGDYVSSEPVDPFEIKESNRPTKMKLPQLEPDERSVTNIKESVRDFVVGSGEYVIKDFKFTVNQAVRPVEKRIDKLMKKNDKSKKSQDDNWVSAATPERPVRGIDDPLLSGSASDSGVTKGRKYRRVVSSVTAVDSWGGGDQASDGYEIRGRRWAVKS encoded by the exons ATGAGGCTCAACGTTGGGCTCCTAGTGCCCTTGATGGCACAATACTCCGCACCCACATGGGCTACTTTAGTTGCTGGGTTCTTCATGCTGCTTGCGCTTTCGCTCTCCACGTACCTGATATTTGAGCATCTCTCAGCATACAACAATCCAGAG GAACAAAAATTTGTACTGGGTGTTATTCTCATGGTCCCTTGCTATGCAATTGAGTCAGTAAGGCCTCTAAAACACTTTATGTATGTGCTACATTACTCCATCAGCATGCCTAATGTTCTTCTTTTGCAACAGTGTATTTCTTTGATAAATCCAAGTACAAGCGTTTACTGTGGCATCCTACGTGATGGTTATGAAGCATTTGCAATGTACTGCTTTGGAAGATATATTACTGCATGTTTAG GTGGGGAAGATAAAACAATAGCCTTTTTAAAGAGGGAAGGTGGCTCTGGTTCTGGGCAGTCTCTACTGCATCACACGTCCGAGAAGGGAATCATACACCATCATTTTCCTGTAAATTATGTATTGAAGCCCTGGAGACTGGGGACGCGGTTCTACCTGATTATCAAATTTGGAATCTTCCAATAT GTGATCATAAAGACCCTCACAGCCACCTTATCTCTTCTTCTAGAATCTTTTGGTGTTTATTGTGATGGAGAATTCAATTTACGATGTGG GTACCCTTACTTTGCTGCTGTTCTCAACTTTAGTCAATATTGGGCCCTGTACTGTCTAGTAGCATGGTATACAGCCACCAAGGACGAATTGGCTCCTATAAAGCCTCTGGCTAAGTTTCTTTCTTTCAAATCGATAGTGTTCTTGACTTGGTGGCAAGGTGTGGTGATTGCAATAATGTATGCTTTGGGCCTTCTTAGAAGCCCTTTAGCCCAGAGCTTGGAGTTAAAATCAAGCATTCAAGATTTCATTATTTGCATAGAG ATGGGCATTGCTTCAGTTGTTCACCTCTATGTGTTCCCAGCCAAGCCCTATGCACTCTTAACTAATCAGTCACACGGAAACATTTCTGTACTTGGGGACTATGTATCCTCTGAGCCCGTGGACCCTTTTGAAATAAAGGAAAGCAACCGGCCTACCAAAATGAAGCTTCCACAGTTGGAACCAGATGAGAGAAGCGTGACAAACATAAAAGAAAGTGTTCGGGACTTTGTTGTCGGCAGTGGTGAATAT GTGATCAAAGATTTTAAGTTCACTGTTAACCAAGCAGTGCGACCAGTGGAGAAGCGCATTGATAAATTGATGAAAAAGAATGATAAGAGTAAGAAAAGCCAGGACGACAACTGGGTGAGTGCAGCAACACCAGAGAGGCCTGTTCGTGGGATTGATGATCCATTATTAAGCGGAAGCGCAAGTGACAGTGGTGTCACAAAGGGCAGAAAATATCGCAGAGTTGTGAGCTCAGTTACTGCTGTGGACAGCTGGGGAGGTGGTGATCAAGCTTCTGACGGATATGAGATCAGGGGTCGCCGCTGGGCTGTAAAAAGCTAA
- the LOC100279193 gene encoding protein LAZ1 isoform X2, which yields MVPCYAIESCISLINPSTSVYCGILRDGYEAFAMYCFGRYITACLGGEDKTIAFLKREGGSGSGQSLLHHTSEKGIIHHHFPVNYVLKPWRLGTRFYLIIKFGIFQYVIIKTLTATLSLLLESFGVYCDGEFNLRCGYPYFAAVLNFSQYWALYCLVAWYTATKDELAPIKPLAKFLSFKSIVFLTWWQGVVIAIMYALGLLRSPLAQSLELKSSIQDFIICIEMGIASVVHLYVFPAKPYALLTNQSHGNISVLGDYVSSEPVDPFEIKESNRPTKMKLPQLEPDERSVTNIKESVRDFVVGSGEYVIKDFKFTVNQAVRPVEKRIDKLMKKNDKSKKSQDDNWVSAATPERPVRGIDDPLLSGSASDSGVTKGRKYRRVVSSVTAVDSWGGGDQASDGYEIRGRRWAVKS from the exons ATGGTCCCTTGCTATGCAATTGAGTCA TGTATTTCTTTGATAAATCCAAGTACAAGCGTTTACTGTGGCATCCTACGTGATGGTTATGAAGCATTTGCAATGTACTGCTTTGGAAGATATATTACTGCATGTTTAG GTGGGGAAGATAAAACAATAGCCTTTTTAAAGAGGGAAGGTGGCTCTGGTTCTGGGCAGTCTCTACTGCATCACACGTCCGAGAAGGGAATCATACACCATCATTTTCCTGTAAATTATGTATTGAAGCCCTGGAGACTGGGGACGCGGTTCTACCTGATTATCAAATTTGGAATCTTCCAATAT GTGATCATAAAGACCCTCACAGCCACCTTATCTCTTCTTCTAGAATCTTTTGGTGTTTATTGTGATGGAGAATTCAATTTACGATGTGG GTACCCTTACTTTGCTGCTGTTCTCAACTTTAGTCAATATTGGGCCCTGTACTGTCTAGTAGCATGGTATACAGCCACCAAGGACGAATTGGCTCCTATAAAGCCTCTGGCTAAGTTTCTTTCTTTCAAATCGATAGTGTTCTTGACTTGGTGGCAAGGTGTGGTGATTGCAATAATGTATGCTTTGGGCCTTCTTAGAAGCCCTTTAGCCCAGAGCTTGGAGTTAAAATCAAGCATTCAAGATTTCATTATTTGCATAGAG ATGGGCATTGCTTCAGTTGTTCACCTCTATGTGTTCCCAGCCAAGCCCTATGCACTCTTAACTAATCAGTCACACGGAAACATTTCTGTACTTGGGGACTATGTATCCTCTGAGCCCGTGGACCCTTTTGAAATAAAGGAAAGCAACCGGCCTACCAAAATGAAGCTTCCACAGTTGGAACCAGATGAGAGAAGCGTGACAAACATAAAAGAAAGTGTTCGGGACTTTGTTGTCGGCAGTGGTGAATAT GTGATCAAAGATTTTAAGTTCACTGTTAACCAAGCAGTGCGACCAGTGGAGAAGCGCATTGATAAATTGATGAAAAAGAATGATAAGAGTAAGAAAAGCCAGGACGACAACTGGGTGAGTGCAGCAACACCAGAGAGGCCTGTTCGTGGGATTGATGATCCATTATTAAGCGGAAGCGCAAGTGACAGTGGTGTCACAAAGGGCAGAAAATATCGCAGAGTTGTGAGCTCAGTTACTGCTGTGGACAGCTGGGGAGGTGGTGATCAAGCTTCTGACGGATATGAGATCAGGGGTCGCCGCTGGGCTGTAAAAAGCTAA
- the LOC100279193 gene encoding Protein LAZ1 (The RefSeq protein has 2 substitutions compared to this genomic sequence), translating into MRLNVGLLVPLMAQYSAPTWATLVAGFFMLLALSLSTYLIFEHLSAYNNPEEQKFVLGVILMVPCYAIESCISLINPSTSVYCGILRDGYEAFAMYCFGRYITACLGGEDKTIAFLKREGGSGSGQSLLHHTSEKGIIHHHFPVNYVLKPWRLGTRFYLIIKLGIFQYVIIKTLTATLSLLLESFGVYCDGEFNLRCGYPYFAAVLNFSQYWALYCLVAWYTATKDELAPIKPLAKFLSFKSIVFLTWWQGVVIAIMYALGLLRSPLAQSLELKSSIQDFIICIEMGIASVVHLYVFPAKPYALLTNQSHGNISVLGDYVSSEPVDPFEIKESNRPTKMKLPQLEPDERSVTNIKESVRDFVVGSGEYVIKDFKFTVNQAVRPVEKRIDKLMKKNDKSKKSQDDNWGSAATPERPVRGIDDPLLSGSASDSGVTKGRKYRRVVSSVTAVDSWGGGDQASDGYEIRGRRWAVKS; encoded by the exons ATGAGGCTCAACGTTGGGCTCCTAGTGCCCTTGATGGCACAATACTCCGCACCCACATGGGCTACTTTAGTTGCTGGGTTCTTCATGCTGCTTGCGCTTTCGCTCTCCACGTACCTGATATTTGAGCATCTCTCAGCATACAACAATCCAGAG GAACAAAAATTTGTACTGGGTGTTATTCTCATGGTCCCTTGCTATGCAATTGAGTCA TGTATTTCTTTGATAAATCCAAGTACAAGCGTTTACTGTGGCATCCTACGTGATGGTTATGAAGCATTTGCAATGTACTGCTTTGGAAGATATATTACTGCATGTTTAG GTGGGGAAGATAAAACAATAGCCTTTTTAAAGAGGGAAGGTGGCTCTGGTTCTGGGCAGTCTCTACTGCATCACACGTCCGAGAAGGGAATCATACACCATCATTTTCCTGTAAATTATGTATTGAAGCCCTGGAGACTGGGGACGCGGTTCTACCTGATTATCAAATTTGGAATCTTCCAATAT GTGATCATAAAGACCCTCACAGCCACCTTATCTCTTCTTCTAGAATCTTTTGGTGTTTATTGTGATGGAGAATTCAATTTACGATGTGG GTACCCTTACTTTGCTGCTGTTCTCAACTTTAGTCAATATTGGGCCCTGTACTGTCTAGTAGCATGGTATACAGCCACCAAGGACGAATTGGCTCCTATAAAGCCTCTGGCTAAGTTTCTTTCTTTCAAATCGATAGTGTTCTTGACTTGGTGGCAAGGTGTGGTGATTGCAATAATGTATGCTTTGGGCCTTCTTAGAAGCCCTTTAGCCCAGAGCTTGGAGTTAAAATCAAGCATTCAAGATTTCATTATTTGCATAGAG ATGGGCATTGCTTCAGTTGTTCACCTCTATGTGTTCCCAGCCAAGCCCTATGCACTCTTAACTAATCAGTCACACGGAAACATTTCTGTACTTGGGGACTATGTATCCTCTGAGCCCGTGGACCCTTTTGAAATAAAGGAAAGCAACCGGCCTACCAAAATGAAGCTTCCACAGTTGGAACCAGATGAGAGAAGCGTGACAAACATAAAAGAAAGTGTTCGGGACTTTGTTGTCGGCAGTGGTGAATAT GTGATCAAAGATTTTAAGTTCACTGTTAACCAAGCAGTGCGACCAGTGGAGAAGCGCATTGATAAATTGATGAAAAAGAATGATAAGAGTAAGAAAAGCCAGGACGACAACTGGGTGAGTGCAGCAACACCAGAGAGGCCTGTTCGTGGGATTGATGATCCATTATTAAGCGGAAGCGCAAGTGACAGTGGTGTCACAAAGGGCAGAAAATATCGCAGAGTTGTGAGCTCAGTTACTGCTGTGGACAGCTGGGGAGGTGGTGATCAAGCTTCTGACGGATATGAGATCAGGGGTCGCCGCTGGGCTGTAAAAAGCTAA